One genomic segment of Entelurus aequoreus isolate RoL-2023_Sb linkage group LG25, RoL_Eaeq_v1.1, whole genome shotgun sequence includes these proteins:
- the LOC133642964 gene encoding interleukin-9 receptor-like, translating to MLGTVQPRLILALLLSLHATDCDATSQGLSCVNDFINNVTCTWHRSSADASRDCWITGHKKKWMNAGSVQIVISQSCKVQDSAPGCSFVFENNTFTYFEKMPIINTTCNRTLILKDYLVESHIQMHPPGLPNVTCTDNETVIRWGPSSPLSKLLENLEYEVNIQHSDPKMEEAHTFHSSKPPARIPAWKLKGKYQVRVRVKPEDMEGSIWSEWSPTTVWATLSENTGWGLDATFLILAVFIIMAVIAMMLALYKSIVNKRLFKAKPVPNPSKYFQSLHSVHSGNLKKWLNPHYAAEILDTTQPVDHISPVEVCESRGMGPNSATCAPPPPSPSDPNRLVENSPASSGFSNLDYFVSGSSGSSLPTDPYFAYKDDAHIPHKAQHLHLTNTSLSWESIRSTAQSPDSGFCVGKEDVEIKDEPDASGEEDQVSGHLSSSQLSLPLNIPVQISGPSSPPPLSQISANSTPTQPLMLAANVSAAGWPVQCTMHRSSSMPVESSKAGYFLLQEIQTTFSNVSI from the exons ATGTTGGGGACGGTCCAGCCCCGTCTTATCCTGGCCCTGCTCTTGTCTCTTCACGCtacggactgtgacgcaacatcGCAAG GGCTCTCCTGTGTGAACGACTTCATCAACAACGTCACTTGTACGTGGCACAGGTCTTCGGCGGATGCTAGCCGGGACTGTTGGATCACAGGCCACAAGAAAAAATGGATGAATGCGGGCAGTGTACAAATTGTTATCAG CCAAAGCTGCAAAGTGCAAGACTCGGCGCCAGGATGCAGCTTTGTCTTCGAAAATAAC ACGTTCACCTATTTTGAAAAGATGCCCATCATCAATACGACGTGCAACAGGACGCTGATCCTCAAAGACTATCTAGTCGAAAGTCACA TTCAAATGCACCCCCCGGGCCTCCCTAATGTCACCTGCACTGACAATGAAACCGTGATCCGGTGGGGTCCCAGCAGCCCCCTTTCCAAGTTACTGGAAAATTTGGAGTACGAAGTCAACATCCAACACAGTGACCCAAAGATGGAG GAGGCCCACACATTCCACTCCAGCAAACCCCCAGCAAGGATCCCTGCTTGGAAGCTAAAAGGCAAGTACCAGGTTCGGGTGCGAGTCAAGCCAGAAGACATGGAAGGGAGTATCTGGAGTGAGTGGAGTCCAACCACAGTATGGGCGACACTATCCGAGAATACAG GTTGGGGTCTGGATGCAACTTTTTTAATCCTCGCTGTTTTCATCATCATGGCTGTCATTGCTATGATGCTGGCCTTGTACAAAAGTATTGTCAACAAGAG GCTCTTCAAAGCAAAGCCAGTTCCTAATCCTTCCAAATACTTTCAATCGCTTCACTCTGTCCACAGTGGAAATCTGAAG AAATGGCTGAATCCTCATTACGCTGCTGAAATCTTGGACACTACCCAGCCTGTCGACCACATCTCCCCTGTGGAGGTGTGTGAGAGCAGGGGTATGGGTCCTAACAGCGCCACCTGTGCCCCACCACCTCCGAGCCCGTCAGACCCAAACAGGCTGGTGGAGAACTCCCCTGCTTCGTCTGGTTTCTCTAACTTGGACTACTTTGTGTCAGGCTCCTCCGGCAGTTCCCTTCCGACCGATCCCTACTTCGCCTACAAGGACGACGCCCACATTCCGCACAAGGCGCAACACCTCCACCTGACCAATACATCTCTGAGCTGGGAGAGCATAAGGAGCACCGCACAAAGCCCGGATTCCGGATTTTGCGTTGGAAAGGAAGACGTGGAGATCAAAGATGAACCGGATGCGAGTGGAGAGGAGGACCAGGTCTCAGGTCATCTCAGCTCTTCCCAACTGAGCCTCCCTCTCAATATTCCCGTCCAGATAAGCGGCCCCTCCTCTCCTCCTCCCCTATCTCAGATATCAGCCAATAGCACTCCGACGCAACCACTTATGCTAGCTGCTAATGTAAGCGCCGCAGGCTGGCCTGTACAATGTACGATGCACAGGTCTTCATCCATGCCGGTGGAGTCGAGCAAAGCCGGCTATTTCCTCCTCCAAGAGATACAAACTACTTTTAGCAACGTGTCTATCTGA